The following DNA comes from Rhipicephalus microplus isolate Deutch F79 chromosome 6, USDA_Rmic, whole genome shotgun sequence.
AAGAGTATTTGGAAAAAAAATACATGGCAGTCCACCATGCCGACATCAATACACTGCCCACCCATGCACATTTTCGCCAACTCGTCACGAACTCTATCTAAGACCAcacagagagagggagagagagagagaaacaacatttatttacgcatccggcgtgcgggaagaccccggccacgcagggcgcgggtattccctatctgaagactatggctaatagagtcctatagtcccagggcctagatcttgaggacgttgtgctccggctaggcgttggatactcgggctcctccgctcccgttgtccggggcgtcggctccctttctcctctgctttgccagggcctcctcatGCCGCTGGATGGCCTTTCGTTGCGTCGTTGAGTCTTAGGAGTGTATCTATGCTCCCACCTCTtcgggatacgtggcgtcctggcactgcccGTTCCCATAGTTCACAGCACTGTTACACCCACCCCACATGATATGGCGGAGGGTGGCTAGTTCACGCTCGCACACGCTACACTTTGCGTCCACAAACATGTCGGGGCATACGTGCGGGGCCAATGCTGGCGTTAGCACGCATTCTGTTTGCaattttatttaataatactgtcaaccctcacttgagggtcataacagggagggagtacaatatgagtacaaacagaacacctaaaaaaaccactaagcaataaacacaggaaaacagaatgggcagtacttcaaccattaccaaaataagcatcaatttctgtgtcaaaagtttgcacatcggtactattaataacatgttgaagtaaagaattccattgttctatagcatccgggaaaaacgaccaccgaaagatgtcagtgcgagtgctaaaaggttcaatgggggcatcatgattcaatctagtgctacgttttccgggaaggcgtatgtactcgtctttaggtattttgaatATCCCTTGGATTATACGAAATAATGTTTTTAAGTTTTTTGTTTCCGTCTTCAAATTTCCAGTGATTCTAAATTGCATGAATTTAGCATATCAGTTACTGATTCCCGCAGTGAAGCTCCGCCAATTGTCGGAGCTTCACTGCTTCCACACGTCACAGTTCACGATGCGGGGGCGGAAAGGCTCTCTTGGCCTCTCTGTATGCCGCCAGGATCCCTCCCTAGTCGGTGAGGGGATCGAGTCTTCTTCACATTCTTCACCGCTGGTTTAGGGGAGATGGgctgccgcggtccggcacgtgatgagatcacgggccacagcgtccgcctcctcgttgcggttctcgACGTCGGGAGCCAGTTGtcgtcccatgtgggctgggaaccatttgaGGGCGATGGTTGGTCCTGCAGCGGCGCCGCGAGCAGCCCGCGAAGCCGCGATGGACCTCACTAGCCGCTCCGTGCCCCGCCAGACCATGCCTCGGGCAAAATTCTTGATTGCCTGCTTTGAGACGCTTAGCACCGTGCGCGTGTCCGGCCTACTTGTGGCCAGGGCTATCGCCACCTCCTCTGCCTGGCCGGCTGTTCGGGCGCGCATGGTGCTTGCTGTTAGTAGTTTACCGGTAGTGGCGCTGACCACCACCGCTGCGAAAGCATTGCATATTCCCAGATACCTTGCGGCGTCCACGTAGACTGCGCCCTCGTCTCTCTGATGTTGACAGGCCAGCGCCGCTGCTCTCGCTGCACGCCTGCCAGCACCACTTTCCGGGTCCGTGTTCTTTGGCAGCGGGTAGACAATGATCTTCCTCGCTGCCTCGTTGCTCAGGGGGACTTGTTCTTCTAGCTCCCAGTCCGGCCCTGCTCCCGGGCGTTCTCCTGGAGGTAGTAATCCCACCCGATCGAGTAATCTTCTGCCCGCGGCTGTGTTGTTCAGGCGGCTCAGCTGCAAAGCTCTCTGGGCCTCGCTGATCTCTGAGAGCGTGTTGTGTGCTCCCGGACACAGCAAGGCCATTGTATTTGTGCATGGTAGGAGCCCAAGAGCCCCCGCGTACGCCTTCCGGATGGCGTCGTCGATCTTTGCTCGTTACGCGCTGGTCCAGCGGTGGAAGGCCCCCGCATATGCCGCGTGGCTTATAACGAAATCCTGCAACAGACGCAGGAGCCCCGTCTCTTTCATGCCCCGGTAGCGGGACGACACTCGCTTGACCAGGCGCGCTGCGACGCCCATCTTGGTTGTGACGTTCTTGACCACCGTGGCgttggtttgggtgccgtccacgAACATTCCCAGGAATCGAAGCTCCGGGACGTGCGGAATCGGCATACCGTCACTGGCACGCACGATGATGTTCTCGGCCCCCTCTTGGCTTGCCTTTTTTCTGTGCCTCCCATGTGGTGGCAGGATGAGTAGCTGTGATTTTTGTGGCGAACACCGCAAGCCCGTGCCCGAGAGCGTGGATTCCACGGCGTCCACCGCCGCCTGCAGACCCGCTTCGATGTCTCCGTCACTTCCACCCGTGGCACAGATGGTTACGTCGTCGGCGTAGAGGCAGTGTCGGATCCCTGGGCCTAGCACCTCCAGACTCCTGGCCACCTCAATAATGACGGTGTTAAACAAGAACGGGGGATGACCGAGCCCTGTGGGGTCCCGACACTGCCCACCTCTCGTTCTTCGAGCTTCGTTCCTCCCACCTCCAGCCTGGCCGGGCGGCGAGAGAGGAATGCTCTGATGTAGTTGTACGATCTTGCGCCCAGCCGCAGGCGGGACACCTGAGCCAGGACCGCCGAGTGTCTAACGTTGTCGAAGGCGCTCTGCAGGTTCAGGCCCAAGATCTCTCAGTTGTCATTCTTCGGAGTCCCGCCCGGTGGGTCAAGGACTTCTCGTTGGATcaggagcatggcgtcttgcgttccCAACTTGGCCCGGAAGCCAAGCATCGAGTCCGGGTAGACATTGTGCGCCTCCAGGTAACGGTTCCACCAGGTGTTAAGGACGTGCTCCAgcaccttgcccacgcaggacgtgagcgagatgggacgcAGGCCCTCTATGCCCGATGGCTTGTTTGGTTTTCGCAGCTGGATCGTCTTTGCTGTCTTCCAGGCCTTGGGCAGCTTGCCGTTACGTTAGCATTCGTTGTAGTAGCGTGTCATCGATGTGATAGCTGAGTCGCTGAGGCTGCGTAGAGTTTTGTTAGTAACTCTGTCGGGTCCGGCTGCCGAACGACAGTTCGGGTCCTGCGCCGCATGCCTCACTTCCCATTCCTCTAGATCTCAGTCGAGGTGGGGGTTCGGCTGGCCGGCGTAGTCTGGGTGGTCTTCGCGACTGGTGATGGGGAGGTAGCGCTCATTGAGTCGCTTGAACATCTCCTCTTCGCCCACTTCACGAGCGGTGAACTAGAAAGCGCAAGCGAAAGCAACGAGGAAGAAGATGATAGCGCCTCGGTCATCTCGGTGGCAGCTACCAACAACGGAGACAGGACCATACCTCTCGGCTACGGGAGTCTCAGTAAGAAGATTGGTCGGAACGCGAGAGCTATAAAGAAATGGGCAAGAGCTTTGAGGGCCTCGAGCAGAGGATCCTCACGGAACGCGCCCAAGTCATCCAATAACAACTTGCGCAAACGATTCAGCTCCAAATCGAGCAAGCGCTAGAGAGGGCCCTGAGCCCCGAGAAGCTGCAGCCGCTAATTGGTGAAGCGGTGCATCAATATCGACAAACACAAAAGGCTCTCCCTCATAATGGACAGCCACAATAAGATCAATATCTGGCACTGGAACGCCAACGGGTTCCGGTGCCGAAAAGCAATCCTACAGCAGTACTTGAGATCGCTGGAACCGACGGCTCGCCCGGACGTGATAGCGGTCCAAGAAACCCACACCGAAGACACGCCGACGCTGCCAGGGTATCGGGCACACGCCTGCCCCCCATCCACTCGCACATGCGGGAAGGGCGCGGCGCAGGGCGTGCGCACGTTCATCCGGAAAGGCATCGCTTACGTGAAACACCAAGTTCCTGGGCATCAGGGACACCGCCATCGAGCTGTGCGTCACCGAGCTAGCGATTAGCGGCAAAGAACGAGGAGGCCGGGGTGAAAGTaagaagaagacatcgaccaccGTCTTCATCGCTAACATCTATAGCGATCCAAGACATGGAAAGCGGAAATTCAAGACTCTCTTCCATAAGATCAAGAGCGCCACATCACAAGCACAGAAAGACCTGGTCAAGAGAGGAGACGCTGCCGCTATAAGCGGCGATTTCAACGCCCAACATCGAGAGCTCGGCTACACGACCACCACGTCCAAGGGAAGGGACCTTCTTGAAGACGCCGGCGAAGCCGAGTTCACGTTACTGACCAATTCAGCCCACCCATCAAGGATAGGAACATCAGCTGCCTGAGATACAAATCCGGACCTCACCTTTGCGATGCTGCCCGAAGACCGCGAAGTGGAGGAATACGGGAGTcaacctgggcagcgatcacttcataaTCGAAATCGAATTACCGCTGGCTCATCTCAACGGAAACCCGAACTGCGGCAAAGCATCAAAGCACAAGCTCGTCGAATGAAGCAAGTTCCGTAACACAGAACTCGGCGAAGTCGACAATATCGACGAGTGGTCAGCGAAGCTGCTGGCCGCCACAGAAGGGGCCACAGAAGAGATCGATGCACCCAAAGAAATCGAAACCATGGACCCGAGACTAGCCCACCTCCTCGAAGCCAGGCGCTCGCTCCAAAAGCGTTGGCGGCGGCAACGTcacaacagaaagctacgaaaaatCGCCGAACTCGGCCGAGAGATCGAGCGACACAGCAGGCAGCTCTGCCCACAGCAGTGGTTTGCACTCTGCAGCCAGGCTGATGGGCAGCTTCACCATAGCGGCACTTGGAAACTCCTCAGGCAACTGATGGATGAGACCAAGAGCTGCGAATACCAACGTACACGCATGGCCCAAATCCTCTAAGACCAGAGTGCCTCGAACGAAGTGAGCCACTTATCCGTACGAAAGAATTCTAATGACAATATGTAACCATTTTGTTTGGTACCTCTGCAAAGTgggtaacgacttagagtactaggtactcaactaggggagagcatgaagccgtcccgtaggccttaCACTTGATGAGGTCCTGGTGACAAAAATTCTAAACAATGGAGCGTTCCCCTTGCACGAGAGAGCTCCCTTTGCCACTCCTTTGTGTTTGGGAAAAGAGGGTaaagatttagagtacagggtactctaccaTGAGAGAGCTTatgtcccgtgggcctcacacagtACTCTGCCCTCAGTACGGGGGCGCAGAGAATGGttcaagagaattttatttcctgATATGTCTTACATAGcctatgtgcacacagaaagatggacgtggggggggggggtgggggggtagaaaaagggggtaacaatttagagcacagggtactctactatgggagagcttaaagccgcccCGAGCTGACAAGAGTGCAGTTaactgaaaccaaggaggtttaagAAGATGGACGTGTGGGTGAAACTAGAGCTTAAGCAGATTTTATTACAAGTCTGGAGGCCGTGGCGGCGCGATGTTGGACACAAAAAACGCCGTAGAGGCGCTGGTCAAATGCGCATGTGTGTGCATCGTTTTCCAATTGCTGATGCTTGCTTGACTGTGGGCTTGTCAGGAGATCACCCCCTTCATATGACACAATTTTTCTTTTATTGAGATTACTTGTCATTTCACTTTGTTACGTTTCATGGTCGTCTGTATTAGGCGTGTGACCGTCGTTGTTGGCTGAAGCAATACGTGTAGTGCTCGGGTGCGTGCATAAAGGTACAACTGCACGCACAGAGGAAGAAAATATGAGGGATCATTGCGCTATGCAGTAAAACAAAATAGAGAGAGGAAGAGAACGAAAGAGATTTactgattgatgtgtggggttcaacgtcccaaaaccaccacattatgagagacgccgttgaggagtgctccggaaaatttcgaccacctggggttctttaacaaagaaagaaagaaagaaagaaaaaaaaggaaagggagAAATAAAAAAGCAGACAAGGCACGCACACGTCAAGCTTCGTTGCTCCTATTTTCTTGATAGGCGAAGGGTTGCCGAGTTTTTCCGGTCTCTTTTATTTCCCGTACCCTCCCTCCTCAGCACAGGGCAGCCAGCAGCTGTTCTATAAGAAGGCTAACCTCCATTTCTTCTCGTGTGTTTCCACCGTTTACTTGCTGAGGTTGCCTAGATtgccactcatcgcgcattgatcatcagcataaggttgccattccgttttgccgcaccaaattcttttcagcagccttcttaccgaaaacagccgccgattggaaccaccttccctcttctgttgtatcaataacagaccctttgttattcaagactgcaatttctcagcaatgcttgtaactatacgcagtttccattatctatctttgtcttgtatgtgcttgaattcttatacatttttagttgacttctgttgccttcctgatttgcgcatctgatacttgtttctttattttgtctttctttcttgtgtgttatatatgttgtacccaccccctctgtaatgccctacgggccctgagggtattctaataaataaataaataaatagtgttTTGTCTGAAATTTTCACAAGATTTCTGACAATCTACGTGGGCCTCGGTAATCCCGCGTACCTCGAGATTTCGGGGAGCATTAACGGCTACAATGTATCGATTATGTAAACAATTAAAAAAGTGTGCCGAAATAAGCCGGAACTACATTGCACACTTGCTTAATGTGAGAATCATTCGGTGCGCTAGACGTAAAAACTGGTAGTACGTCGATATTGTTGCGCTCTGCCTCGCctttctttttcgtcttcttACTTCTGAACATTCGTGTTGGGATTGACTTGTTGGGGTACTCTCCTGCAGATAGAGAGAATATAACAGGGGCGCGCCGTGATAAAGCAGCATGAGCTTGTATTGTCGACCGATCACTTTTACTTAGCGGAGCTGAAAAATATGCGATAAATAATTAATGGTAAACGTTAGGTTAGTGGTATAACACGTCTCTGCGTTAGCTGGCGTATTGTATTAGGAAAGATATGTGCTGCCAAAACAGTCTCATAGTTTATATGTACCCTGTAATTATATATGCTATAAATGTGAAGCACAtaggaatgggggggggggtctccATTAAGTGGAGAAAGTTTCGTCGCGACGCCACTCCTTTCCATTCACCGCAGGCCTTTCGGGGAGACAAAATCGGAAGTAAACAGTTCTTGGAATACAACATTCGACCAGCGTTATATTGGAAACCTTGCGTGGCCGTAACACTGATCTTTAACGCTTTCAGCCCCAAATTTGTAAGCAGCTCGCTTTTACATTTTCAGATGCGCATCACCACGGTAGTCCGAAAACCTGAAAGAACTCTTTGCTTACACTTTTATATGAAGAACAGTTATAGTGCCACTAAATATTTTTACTTAATAATTTACACTTTCTGCCTAATTCATTTCTTAAAAACTATTTATATGGAATAGCATGATGCGCAATAGCCAAAATTCAAGTTTTCGCCCCAGAGCTAAAACGTAAATGttccaagacaaaaaaaaaggccagcATTGTGGTTTGTTCCCTTTTATCTTGGTCCACGTCGTAGCTGCGCTGAGTTACAACATGTTCAAGATGGCGTTTCTTGGTTCCGCACAGCGAAAGAAGCTGGCTCAGCCAAAAGTGCGAAGGAGCACGACCGCTTTGGCAATTTCTTCGTTCACACGTGAGCTCACGTTACCATGCGTATCACGTTGGCGCCACGTGGGATGATGCTAAATACGCGCTCTTGAGAAACAACAACGATTTAATTTTACGATATGCTTGCAGACTgacctacaattttttttttaccaatagGCCATCCTCATAATCCTCTTTATTCCTAGCCTCATATTTGCACATGAAATGGCGGCACCTGTCGTGCTTCAAGAGGAGACGCGGTCCTAGTTGAATGTGGTGTGGCTTCTCGGCTACGCGTGTTTATATCAAGAGAGCCGACTCTAAATTATCCACGTCATTGCGTAAGCAATCCAAGCCTGAACAGGCATGTTTGCAGTTAGTGACTAGCCGCCATTAGTTGCTCATGCTGCATTGCGGAAAAGCTAGCCTTACAATTTTGAAAAGGTTCTATATAGTAATCACTGGGCTTTAAGGAGACTGGTGTGACAGAGAATGTGTGGGGCAGATATTTCACCCCCTCATACTCCTTTTGTTGGTTAGAGGGTGCGGCTGCTTCCCCTGCATCCTCTTCTCCTTCCTCCAACGGTTGCGGTGAAACTTGAAAAGCCAACTTGCTTAGTATAAAAATTGAAAGGTAGGCCAGTTGGTGACAGTTCTTCAGCATAACG
Coding sequences within:
- the LOC142766120 gene encoding uncharacterized protein LOC142766120 gives rise to the protein MFKRLNERYLPITSREDHPDYAAKTIQLRKPNKPSGIEGLRPISLTSCVGKVLEHVLNTWWNRYLEAHNVYPDSMLGFRAKLGTQDAMLLIQREVLDPPGVPPAAGRKIVQLHQSIPLSPPGQAGGGRNEARRTRGGQCRDPTGLGHPPFLFNTVIIEVARSLEVLGPGIRHCLYADDVTICATGGSDGDIEAGLQAAVDAVESTLSGTGLRCSPQKSQLLILPPHGRHRKKASQEGAENIIVRASDGMPIPHVPELRFLGMFVDGTQTNATVVKNVTTKMGVAARLVKRVSSRYRGMKETGLLRLLQDFVISHAAYAGAFHRWTSA